A window of Dehalococcoidia bacterium contains these coding sequences:
- a CDS encoding PKD domain-containing protein, producing the protein MKRHNAVIYFALFPLLAFLFGGACVAAAAANPNTPLISSLAAEHTNIYPLGNTKITCSAVSPQGLPLNYKWVCTDGTITGSGPSITYEAPRTYGDFHIMVTVDDGQGNKASQTVKVTVIVRDPTKCCK; encoded by the coding sequence TTGAAGAGACATAACGCAGTAATTTATTTTGCACTTTTCCCTTTGCTTGCCTTTTTATTTGGCGGAGCATGTGTCGCAGCAGCAGCCGCAAATCCCAACACGCCGTTGATATCGTCTCTGGCAGCTGAACATACGAATATTTATCCGCTGGGCAATACTAAGATCACGTGTTCGGCTGTCAGCCCGCAGGGTTTACCGTTGAACTATAAATGGGTTTGCACTGACGGCACTATCACAGGCAGCGGGCCGTCTATCACTTACGAGGCGCCCAGGACCTATGGTGATTTTCATATAATGGTTACCGTGGATGACGGCCAGGGCAATAAGGCCAGCCAGACGGTGAAGGTGACCGTAATTGTGCGAGATCCTACCAAGTGCTGCAAGTAA